The window TTTTAGTTCGTTTACCGAGGCGTTATTGGATTTCATCAGAGTCAGGAAAGTATAAATCAGGCCCATGAAATCCTCATAATCATCGAGGCTTTTGACTTTGCTGAGAATTTCTTCAGGAGGCCTCTTATTCAAGATCACCCCGTTTTGGTCAAGCTGAATTTTGAGTGCCTTGAGCAGAGTACCACTTCTGTTCTGAAAGGAATAGGTTGTTATGAGTTTGGTTTGATATTTTTCATGGATTTTAGCTTTCCATTGCATGCCACTCTGGTATTGCTCGGTAGCAGAACGGTAGGGTGCTTTAAACTTAAAATGGGGTGGTACATTTCCATTCTCATCAATCCCATAGTGTTCATGGTAAATGCCGTAATCCTTTAGGTAAAAGTCCGGCTGATAATGTCCAAAATCTAGGTTCCGATCTTGCACTTCCAAAGGGTAAAAGCGCTCATATTCAAATTCAACCTGGTGCAGGTAAAGAAAGTTTGCTATCATCACTTCATCAATGCTTTTACATTCCAGGCCATTCAGGGTCACATTTCGGAATGACTGCTCATGCTGTAGATAATCCGTTTCCGTCTTAAATTCAAATTCATCCCGGGGCGGGCGGGCAAAAAAAGCAATAAAATTAATGGCTTTTTGCTGAAAGTCACTATCATCAGTAAAGAGCTTGTCGAAGGATTCCTGAAGGAAAACTTTTGCCCTGTAGTCTTTGCCGTCGAAGGCGATTTTCTTTGGATGAGGATTGCAATACCGGGTAACCATGTTTCCAAAACTGTTAAAAGTCTTGAAAGTAATCAGACGAGCCATTTCATCGTCTTTCAAAAAGTTACATGTGCGGTCGGACATTTCTTCTACGGCGGTATTGGTAAAGGATATCACCAGCAACTCTTCCGCTGGTGCTAGGTTCTTTTCTAGAATGTAGGAGATCTTGGCGCTGATTGTTGTTGTTTTTCCAGTTCCTGCGCCAGCGATAACCAAGTTGTTGTCTTCATCACAGACTACGGCCTGCATTTGTTCCTCAGATAACGGATACCCGTCAAGCTGCGCTAGAAAGTCTTTGAACTCTGCAATTTCATGAGGAATGAAACGTTCGTTATAGTTCTTTCGGATGTTGTCCAAGTTTTGATGGTAGGATACAAAATAGCTGATGGTGGCAATTTCTTTCTCGTCAAGGCCGCACTTTTGATAATTAATGGGTATAGCTTTTATTAACGTGTTATGAGTGTTTTTTAGTTTAACCGCATCCAGATTTGAAAAATACAATACCAATTCCTGCGTCTTTCGAAAGGCATCAATTGCACGGAGAATATCCGGAATCAGCTTGCGGATGTTTGCCCTTTTTTCGAGTTCTGCCTGCCTTTGTTTGAAAAAGTAAAGGATGCCTAAAGTTAGGATAAATAGGATGACTTGTAGCCCAATGGGCAATTCCCCGATTTTCATCGGTTTCTTGTGTGGTTGAGTCATTAACAATAGGGTAACTGTTAAACAAATATAATGTTTAGGTAATAATTCTTTTGCTTAAAATGCAAGTTCATCATACTAATGCTTACTAACTGGTGATCTGGCTGAAATTAGTCACTTTCAATGGATTTAAACGGAATAAACCAAAATAAATCGACCCTGCCTTAACCGAAATATTTGCCCGAAAAAACAGACTGGCCGACTGGAGTTGTGATTTGGCCGAAAGGGCTGATACGATTTGATTTATTAATTACATGAGAAAAAGTGCTCAAAATTTTTCCCCTTTAGTTCTTTTATGATACCAGTCGAATAAATCTCTTATTACGTTAGATAAATACGTTGCAAATGTAGCTTAACTAAATGTTCACAAGTTGGCGAAAAGGCGTAAAATAGCAATGTCAGATATTTCATATAAGAACAATTTAAGTCTGAAAATCTTATAAAATGAATCAAAACGTTGGCCTTTCATTCGTTAGTTTTACCTGATTCGGAAACATTTCGAGAGCATCCTATCGACAATTAATGAGTTAGAAGTTTGTGAAAACTTGGAAAACGTTTTTCAATAATCGACTTGTCCAAAGAAAATTCGAGCTTCAAGGTTGTAAAGCGCACATCCACCTCTAATAACGAAATCGATAATATGGAAAATAATTGGTTGGCATGCATATAATTTAGGACAATTCACAGGGAAATTATTTAATAACTGCCCAACAATTATTCAGATTATCAAAATTTTTCAAACTCTAGCGAATATTTGACTTTTGAAGTTGTAGCTCGCATGAAAATAGTATTGTCGTAGCCTTTCGATAACATTAATTTTCGGATTCTTTTCATATCATCAGGGGGACAATTTGAACCGAAGGTGATTTCAACTAGTGCCTCTTTCTTGAAATAATTTGCTCCTGCTTTGTCCTTGAGTATTCTGACTTCTTCCTCATAATTCCAAATGCTGGATTTATTCTGGATTAGAAGTTTAATCAGATTTTTGTTGTCCCGAATGTGGTTATATACCGGGTAGTCATCGCTATAATTCACCTTTATTGGATGCACAAAAAAATCAAGATCTAGAGTAACATCAAATTTCATTGAAATACCTTTGTGACAATTTGCATAGTGTGACCACATGAGTATACTTAGGTTATGACTTGCAAAACAGCATATTCCTTTGGAGCTGATACTTTTTTTAATGATCTTTTCCAGAGTTGTAGGCCAGTAGTCAGGATCGTCGCTAATACTTTTTACAATTTTGTCAATTTCATGTTCCGAAATACCAGGCGAAGCTTTTCTTATGTAATCTTTAATTTCCTTTATAGTATTCTGCGTGTCAGGTTGAATTTGACAGTCAAAAGGATCATTAAATGATAAAGGATCGGCAAACCATAAACTGGAATCATTAATGATTCTTTCCAAAGTAGTATCTATTTGTCTGTATTTATAAAGAAATCTAAGTAAGGTTCCATTTAATATATCTCTTTTTATAATGTCGGTTAGAGCTGGCATTAACTAAGTTTTTTTATTTTTCGCAAATATTGATATTGAAATGGCTCAAACTGGATTTGTCTATTTTCAATATGCCTTATAATTTTCATGGTCAGTTGCCGCCCTTTTTTAAAAGTTACGCAATATGCGGCTGCACGATAAAACAATTTAGGTTCTTTCAATGTGCTTAAAAATGCCCCTGGGTTCCAATTGTTTTTTATTGTTTTATTACAAAATGTACGAATCAAGTTCTCGCAGTAGTCCCATGATTCCACTTGATATTGCTTTTTAGGTTTGAATTTTAATATGTTTACTAATGTTTCTATAATTCCCCAATCATCATTATCCATATTCTCTTCGAAATCTTTCGGAATTATATTCCAATTATGCTGGCCGAGTTGCAAATTTTCTGCAAAGACATAGACATCTTGAAAAGTGACAGATACTAGCCATTCTGAATTGGCAATATCATTATTAAAGCCTATCGTTAATAAAAGTGAGGCAATATATTCAACATTACCTCGATACTCCGTTAGTTTAAGTTTCTTATATGCTGTTAACCAGGTGTTATGGCTGAAACCGAGAGTGAGAATCTTTCGACTGGCAAGATTATCGAATATTAACGCAAACATTTTGGAATGTATTCTTCTTTCGTTGGTTCTTAACCACTTGATAAACTGTTGATCTTTTTCTTTTGTAATAAAGTCTTTCCAACCAGCAGTAAATTGTTGTGTTGCTTTACCCTGGTTATACCATTCTAACGAAGAGTTAAATACTAAATCGTTATTCTTCCAGTATAATTCAAAAATCAATTCACTTCCTACCTCTAATATGACTTTGATAAGACGCGGCCAATCTCGAATTAAATTATGTTGAAGAAACTGAAAAAATAAATCTCGCTGCTGCTGATGCGGTAATCGCCAGATGGTTTCACTGTAAACGATGTTTTCAGAACGCAATATTAGAGGTAAGGCGGTAGCATAGTTCCTTGCAAGCAAATCTAATATTAGGTTATCCGGAAGCTCGATTTCATCCCACAGATGATTAGAAATTCTTCCACTTGGACAATCAAAAATCATAGATAGGAGCTCTTCCAGTTGAATTTTTCCATTCTGTAACAAATTGATAAGCCGACGTTCGATATTCAAAGTTATGCCATCCAAATAGTCTAAATCGGGCGCAAATAGGAGGTATTTAACAATTTCTTTCTCTGATTCAGGGTAGTCTATTAAGCTATCTTCTGTATAAATTTTTGACTTAATATTTTTTCCCTGCTTCGGGTTAGAAAAATTAGTCTGAATAAGACTGTTAACCTCATGAAAATCTTTTTCAAAATAAATTAAATGATACAATTTGATTAAAGGAATATAATTTTTTCTAAAACCGTCTATGTCAGAGCCAAAATTCCACAAAAATTTACGTAAGTCGTTCTTTTTACTAGTATGAAGTATCTTAACCCAATCGTGAATCGGATCATTTTTGTGATATATTAAAATTTCTGTCTCAGATCGGCTAACAGACTTCAGACTTTCTTCAGGAATTATCTGCAAATCAAACAGCCGATTGTTCAGTGATTTTAAATTTAAGGCTCCACTACAGAAAAAGAAGTTTCTTCTTAGACGTGGCCACTGATTACTCCAAAGATTAATAATTTCATTTTCATATTCATTCGGTGAGCTTGCTGGTATAATTATCGGTACACCTGAATTCTCATATAATATTTGATAAATGGAATTATTGATTTCTCTGTTGGAAATATTCTCTGAACTCCTTAGTAGTGAATTGAATTCAACTTCAATCTCTGAGTTATACTTATCATATTCGTTTACAATTGGTCGCTCAAACAACTTAACAAGAGCCAGTAAGTCAGGTATTTTACCTAAATCTGGATATCTAATTAATAAGGTTTGCGTCCAAACACAGCCTGGCCGTCTCATTTCACTTGCATACCAAGTCCTTGCAAAAGCATATAGGCTTTCAGAGGCCAGAGGATAGCCTGTAATATAACTTTCAAAATTTGCATTAATCAACGTTCCGGAAAGATCAGACTGGAAGAGTAATACTTTATTACCTTCTTCACCAATGGGAATAGAACTGGCAAGTACCTGATGCCCGTTTTGATAACCATGCAAAGTTTGTTGTAGTGTGATGATCATTCAAGTAACCAGGTTATGGGTGTTGCTATATCTTTAGAATAATTCACACCATCAAAAATATTTACTCTATCTTCGGGAAGCATCTTAACAAACTCGTCTAATCCGTCCGTATTATGATAGTCAACACCTTGTGCACTTACACCAAAGAACTTAAAAATTAAATCACTAGCATTACAGTTTAAAAATTGATACAGTAAAGGCAAATTTCTTTTCACAACTTCATCAGGCCTCTTATTTGGGAAATTTTCCATTACTTTATCCCATTTGGAGACGACAATAGCAATTTTAAATGGTTCTGCTCTACTTAAACTAAATAAAAGGTATTGTAAAATTTCTACTAATTTTACTTGATTAGAGCTATTGATGTGCTGATAAATCTTTGCGTTTGCCAAAGGAGGCTTACTTTCCTTTGTATCTACTTTACCACTTTCTTTATTCTCTTCCGTGCCACGCTGTTTTTGCTCAGCCGACTCTTCCATAACATTTTCCAAATCAGCGTATTGCTCTAATATCTGCCGCTCATCCATAATAGTTCTGGCGATATTATTCTCATGGTAGGGATCTACAAATAAGATTAACTGACGAGAAGATTTCATTAAATCTAAATAGTCTTCCGTCCATTCCCGATCTTTGAAATGAGCATCGAAAAGTTCTCCAAAGAAATCTGGAATATTGAGAACTGCAACTTTCTGTGAATCCTTATATTGTAAGTTCATTACAACTTCACCAACATCTTTCGCTAAAAAAGTACGGCCGATCTCGGAAAATGATAACCAAGCCTCACTGATCTTATTTAAATATTGCTGATTGCCTGATTTTAGCGAGTTAAGAAGTAAGGAACAATGAGGACTATTGTTAAGCATTA is drawn from Pedobacter mucosus and contains these coding sequences:
- a CDS encoding UvrD-helicase domain-containing protein; translation: MTQPHKKPMKIGELPIGLQVILFILTLGILYFFKQRQAELEKRANIRKLIPDILRAIDAFRKTQELVLYFSNLDAVKLKNTHNTLIKAIPINYQKCGLDEKEIATISYFVSYHQNLDNIRKNYNERFIPHEIAEFKDFLAQLDGYPLSEEQMQAVVCDEDNNLVIAGAGTGKTTTISAKISYILEKNLAPAEELLVISFTNTAVEEMSDRTCNFLKDDEMARLITFKTFNSFGNMVTRYCNPHPKKIAFDGKDYRAKVFLQESFDKLFTDDSDFQQKAINFIAFFARPPRDEFEFKTETDYLQHEQSFRNVTLNGLECKSIDEVMIANFLYLHQVEFEYERFYPLEVQDRNLDFGHYQPDFYLKDYGIYHEHYGIDENGNVPPHFKFKAPYRSATEQYQSGMQWKAKIHEKYQTKLITTYSFQNRSGTLLKALKIQLDQNGVILNKRPPEEILSKVKSLDDYEDFMGLIYTFLTLMKSNNASVNELKAKAKDQRFRVFLDVFEPLYQSYQAELSRTGTIDYNDMVNLATLHIQKGKFHKKYKYILVDEFQDMSLGRYDLLKALKSANPEAKLYAVGDDWQSIFRFTGSDIGIITEFSKHFGVTAENGVLQTYRFNEEILNLTSGFIQSNPAQLKKRLSSPFKAKHPSFELIPLNTFGNKANRALQKFDTLNGLINRIALNHPKGTIFLIGRYHHNAPPDLRQLQKAYSNLKIAFHTAHACKGLTCDVSIILDLDAGVFGFPSEMADDPILNNLLREGETYENAEERRLFYVALTRARHLVYLLHNPHNQSKFLKEIVERFGIGSTNGQQ
- a CDS encoding DUF2971 domain-containing protein, giving the protein MPALTDIIKRDILNGTLLRFLYKYRQIDTTLERIINDSSLWFADPLSFNDPFDCQIQPDTQNTIKEIKDYIRKASPGISEHEIDKIVKSISDDPDYWPTTLEKIIKKSISSKGICCFASHNLSILMWSHYANCHKGISMKFDVTLDLDFFVHPIKVNYSDDYPVYNHIRDNKNLIKLLIQNKSSIWNYEEEVRILKDKAGANYFKKEALVEITFGSNCPPDDMKRIRKLMLSKGYDNTIFMRATTSKVKYSLEFEKF